Sequence from the Plasmodium yoelii strain 17X genome assembly, chromosome: 10 genome:
aatagaaaaatataagtttataaagtataaaacatattattaaatgagcctttaaattatattaaagaCCTATTTCtacaaaaatatgaaaaaaatattttaggtTGAATTTGTTACATAAacttatttgtttataataaaaataatgcaaTATTTGCAAAAATTGattattatttgaaaaaaacataaatataataattttagcaattgtattattatatatttatatgatatattcatataaattaGTGCATTACTTTATTTATagtttaaatattaaaaataatattgttatattaaaTGTAATggttcaaataaataaaaaatgcatagaACGActaaatacatttttatgtattagaACAAatggttatatatatttttatgcatttaaataaattgtattatttatgtattattattatttatattaaagtaaaaataaaatactaaAATTTTCTAACTTATAATTACAGGATTATACatatcaaataaattatttatataaattaaaattaaacaaattgtattattaaataatagcATTATTGTTTTacaacaataataaataaaaaaaaactgaaAAGGAATAAAgcctatatattatttaaatcgtACTGCTTCGAGGAAAcactttttattaataagaaaatgaataaaagGATATTTAGTTTAGTTTTTATCGCCTTATATTCCATTTTGGCTGTACCAATACATTGCTCCGAACAGAAAATAAGTTgtcaaaacaaaatataaactaatatatagaaaattatataatagtgGTTATTTACATATTGCGACGTATATATTaacgcatatatatattagtatgTTTATTCCCTTGTATTACCAATCTAAGGCGTCTGCTGTAGGAAATAAAAGCGTTCGTGGTACTAAAgaaataaacataaataacGAAACAAATGGTATAGAATTTAAACGCGAAACACAATTAAAGAATAACAATCCTAAAGATGATAAAGACAATGAAGaatttaattgttttaatatatttaaaagaaataaaagaacTAAAGCACCTTCATATAGTAAAGAATCATTAATTCATCTATGTAATACAATAACTGAAATATATCCAAATAGCGATAAATTTACTTCTCAGGACATATTTCAGGTGGAACAAAAGTTGCAAAACATTCGTGAAAACAATCCAGAACTTTATAAGATTTTATTAGAATCTAAAGAAGTAATAGAAAAATAcctttcaaaaaaaaaaaaaagtaaataatcttcatataataattatattcaaGTGATATCGAACTAAAAAACGAACAAAattattctttttattatcactTAAACTACAATGTTTGACATGTGATACCTATAGACAATTGAATGAtgcttttttttatacatttacGAGCTCGTATTTTaagtttataattttattatgtaattattaaaataaatgtaatatattttcattatatatttatataaaattttccgtttatacttatttatagTATATAATTTGTGAAAGAATCTTCcgaaaataattaataatttaataagaTTGATccatttattataatcatagtatttattatttgtatgcgtataattttatatggatatttataaaataaataattgtgcatttttaatgtatattCTGTCTTATAACTTATTTTTCGTttgttttattgttaatcattttacaaaatatatttgtatcaAACATAGTAAATGGAATAACATTTACACGACCAAATTAACctaaatacattataaatgaacctatattatatataaaagtagtaatattattaattttaaaaatattatattgttaatTTAAGAAATCGGCTATCCATTTCCcttatgaaatatatatacacatctAAATAATGTGTTTTCCACAAATTTACGTAATAATACTTATCCTATTTAAATTGTTTCAACAGCATTttgttttcaaaattatattttaatgctAAATTTTATTCTTCGTTTGGTTGTCCTTAAAATCGtcttacatataaataaacaacAAATAATCAATACAAATGattgttattttaattatacttttattaattataaaagcataaaagttaatataataaataaagttattacataattaattttaattcgTATTAATTcacaaattaatattatatataactacgcattatacatacatatatatatatatatacacacttaaaattacaaatataataattatatacaaatttaatttaaaaaaaaaattgaaataacaaagaaaaaatatataaagtaaaaagatataatatatttattattatcttttctttttttgatttaaaaaaataatcaaaaaagttacatttatgtttataaaaattaaaaacaataattatataaaaactaaaaacaataattatataaactaaaaacaataattatataaaactaaaaacaataattatataaaactaaaaacaataattatataaaactaaaaacaataattatataaaactaaaaacaataattacataaaaattattaacgcacattttatatttcatattctttttcatcgtctttttcccattttttacatttttcatACTGTTCatcttttatttcatcttcTATTTCATCTTCTATTTCATCTTCTATTTCATCGTCTATTTCATCGTCTAGTTCATCGTCTAGTTCATCTTCTATTTCATCGTCTATTTCATCTtctttttcatcatatttttcattttctatttcatatttttcatcttctttttcatcatatttttcattttctatttcATCTTCTCTTTCATCGTCTTTTTCATCTTCTTTTTCATCGTCTAGTTCATCTTCTTTTTCATCGTCTAGTTCATCTTCTTTTTCATCGTTTTTTTCATCGTCTTTTTCATCGTCTTTTTCATCGTCCTTTTCATCgcctttttcatatttttcattttctatttcatattttttatcttctatttcatctttttcattttctatttcatattttttatcttctATTTCATCGTATTTTTCATCGTTTTTTTCATCGTCTAGTTCATCTTCTTTTTCATCGTCTAGTTCATCTTCTTTTTCATCTTCTTTTTCATCTTCTTTTTCATCGTCTAGTTCATCTTCTTTTTCATCGTCTAGTTCATCTTCTTTTTCATCGTCTAGTTCATCTTCTTTTTCATCTTCTTTTTCATCGTCTAGTTCATCTTCTTTTTCATCTTCTTTTTCATCGTCTAGTTCATCTTCTTTTTCATCTTCTTTTTCATCGTCTAGTTCATCTtctttttcatcatatttttcattttctatttcatattttttatcttctatttcatattttttatcttctatttcatattttttatcttctatttcatatttttcatcttctatttcatattttttatcttctATTTCATCgcctttttcatatttttcattttctatttcatcgcctttttcatatttttcattttctatttcatattttttatcttctatttcatttttttttttatcttcatcCTTTCTTAAACTAGAAATCCAATcaataattttgtttaaaaTGACTTCATTTCCTGGCTCTATCGTTATAGCATGATTCATATTAtcaacaatatatatatctttgtTATTAGATTTTACTTTATCATGAAACAAAACTGATCCtttataataacaaataCTATCATCTGTTGAATGCACAAATAATAAAGGAACATCTGGCATATAATCAATATCAGAATCCAATGCGAGCGTTGCTTTCATAAGTTCAGAGAtacatttaaattttattccaTTATTGTTTCgaaatttatcatatttacaTATAGTATCAACATATCCGGACCTTTTATAATAGAATTCTGACGAAATTAGAGCA
This genomic interval carries:
- a CDS encoding fam-c protein, yielding MNKRIFSLVFIALYSILAASAVGNKSVRGTKEININNETNGIEFKRETQLKNNNPKDDKDNEEFNCFNIFKRNKRTKAPSYSKESLIHLCNTITEIYPNSDKFTSQDIFQVEQKLQNIRENNPELYKILLESKEVIEKYLSKKKKSK
- a CDS encoding lysophospholipase, putative, coding for MMEEIEMNNDELKNTKCNLDGDPKIGWLCNKNGLLLKTYGWLVKNAIGIILLIHGLKSHTRLTYMNINLKMPNGNEGLVVDTDNYYIYKDSWIEKFNQNGYSVYGLDLQGHGESESFEDLRGNFSCYDDLVDDVMQYMHQIQDEISNDNQTDDESHDIVTHKKEKLPMYVIGHSMGGSIALRILQLLNKKKENIINSEDANDNKKCNIMLENSTNINEIDNNMVEDINDVNNSNDHAIEDMDNSNDYDSDDSCASTADTTNAIDSASNKDERCYSLDKLNIKGCISLSGMIKLKTLWNIGSNSFKNFYLPITNFLSRIAPNALISSEFYYKRSGYVDTICKYDKFRNNNGIKFKCISELMKATLALDSDIDYMPDVPLLFVHSTDDSICYYKGSVLFHDKVKSNNKDIYIVDNMNHAITIEPGNEVILNKIIDWISSLRKDEDKKKNEIEDKKYEIENEKYEKGDEIENEKYEKGDEIEDKKYEIEDEKYEIEDKKYEIEDKKYEIEDKKYEIENEKYDEKEDELDDEKEDEKEDELDDEKEDEKEDELDDEKEDEKEDELDDEKEDELDDEKEDELDDEKEDEKEDEKEDELDDEKEDELDDEKNDEKYDEIEDKKYEIENEKDEIEDKKYEIENEKYEKGDEKDDEKDDEKDDEKNDEKEDELDDEKEDELDDEKEDEKDDEREDEIENEKYDEKEDEKYEIENEKYDEKEDEIDDEIEDELDDELDDEIDDEIEDEIEDEIEDEIKDEQYEKCKKWEKDDEKEYEI